A single region of the Neomonachus schauinslandi chromosome 3, ASM220157v2, whole genome shotgun sequence genome encodes:
- the GJB2 gene encoding gap junction beta-2 protein yields MDWSTLQTILGGVNKHSTSIGKIWLTVLFIFRIMILVVAAKEVWGDEQADFVCNTLQPGCKNVCYDHYFPISHIRLWALQLIFVSTPALLVAMHVAYRRHEKKRKFIKGEIKSEFKDIEEIKSQKIRIEGSLWWTYTSSIFFRVIFEAVFMYVFYIMYDGFSMQRLVKCNAWPCPNTVDCFVSRPTEKTVFTVFMIAVSGICILLNVTELCYLLIRYCSGKSKKPV; encoded by the coding sequence ATGGATTGGAGCACACTACAGACTATTCTGGGGGGTGTCAATAAACACTCTACCAGTATCGGGAAAATCTGGCTCACGGTCCTCTTCATTTTTCGCATTATGATCCTTGTGGTAGCTGCAAAGGAAGTGTGGGGAGATGAGCAAGCCGATTTTGTCTGCAACACTCTACAGCCTGGGTGCAAAAATGTGTGCTATGATCACTATTTCCCTATCTCTCACATCCGACTCTGGGCTCTTCAGCTGATCTTTGTGTCCACACCAGCTCTCTTGGTGGCCATGCATGTTGCCTACCGGAGACACgagaagaaaaggaagttcattaagggagagataaagagtgaATTTAAAGACATCGAAGAGATCAAAAGCCAGAAGATCCGCATCGAAGGGTCACTGTGGTGGACCTACACCAGCAGCATCTTCTTCCGGGTCATCTTTGAAGCGGTCTTCATGTACGTCTTCTATATCATGTATGACGGGTTCTCCATGCAGCGTTTGGTGAAATGCAATGCGTGGCCTTGTCCCAATACAGTGGACTGCTTTGTTTCCAGGCCCACGGAAAAGACTGTCTTTACGGTTTTCATGATTGCAGTGTCTGGAATTTGCATACtgctaaatgtcactgaattgtgtTATTTGCTAATTAGATATTGTTCCGGAAAGTCAAAAAAACCAGTTTAA